The Pectobacterium wasabiae CFBP 3304 DNA segment TAACGCTGGCTGTCGCCTGCGTGCTGGCGTTGGGCACGATCAGCGATCGCATGGAAAAAGGTCTCAGTCAGCAGAGTCGTGATTTTCTGGCGGGTGACCGCGTGCTGCGCGCATCTCGGCCTGTCGCAGACACCTGGCTTCAGGAAGCGGAGCAGCGCGGGCTGATGCTCAGTCGGCAGATTTCTTTTATGACCATGACGTTTGCGGGCGATATGCCGCAGTTGGCGCAGGTTAAAGCTACCGACCAGCGCTATCCGCTGTACGGTAATTTGCAGACTCGCCCTGAAGGGCTACATGCGGAAGCGGGAACGGTGCTGGTGGCCCCGCGCCTGCTGGCCTTACTTGATCTGAAAGTCGGTGACATGCTGGATGTCGGCGATACCTCGCTGCGTATCAGCGGTGAACTGATTCAGGAACCGGATTCCGGTTTTAATCCGTTCGAAACCGCACCGCGTATTCTGATGAATCTGGACGATGTCGAGAAAACCGGAGCGATTCAACCGGGTGGGCGCATTACCTGGCGCTATATGTTTTCTGGCAATGAAAAACAGATTAGTGAGTTCAGTAACTTCATCAAGCCACAGCTCAAGCCCGATCAACGCTGGTATGGCATGGAGGATTCTGAAGGTGCGCTGAGCCAGTCGTTAAAGCGGTCGCAGCAGTTCCTGTTGTTGTCGGCGCTGCTGACGCTGCTGTTGTCTATCGCTGCCGTTGCGGTAGCGATGGGGCATTACTGCCGCAGTCGCTATGATTTGGTCGCTATTCTGAAAACGCTGGGGGCGGGCAAACAAGCACTGAGGCGATTAATCATCGGCCAATGGCTTTCCGTGCTTGGGTTGGCTGCGGTCTGCGGTAGCGTGCTTGGGCTGGGTTTTGAGGCACTGTTGATGAAAATGCTGGCTCCGGTGCTGCCTGCTGCATTGCCAGCATCTGGACTGTGGCCGTGGGTATGGGCGCTAGGCTCGCTGGTGCTGATCTCGCTGCTGGTTGGGCTGCGGCCGTATCGGCTGCTGCTGGCGACACAGCCGCTGCGCGTGTTGCGTCAGGATGTGGTGGCGAACGTGTGGCCGCTGCGCTACTACCTGCCGATTGTCCTGATTATTGTCGTTGGGTTGCTGGCCGTGTTGTCCGGTGGCGGCGTGCTGCTGTGGTCGCTGCTTGGCGGTGTGGCGGTACTGTCGCTACTACTTGGCATCATCGGTTGGGGCGGTCTGCTGCTGTTACGGCGTTTGACGGTTAAGCGACTGGCGTTGCGCCTGGCGATTAATCGCCTGCTGCGTCAGCCGTGGTCGACACTCAGCCAACTGGCCGCGTTTTCATTGTCCTTCATGCTATTGGCGTTGCTGCTGGTAATGCGTGGTGATCTGCTAGAGCGCTGGCAGCAGCAGTTGCCGCCGGGCAGCCCGAACTATTTCCTGCTGAATATCACGGCGGAACAGGTGCCGCAGGTGAGGGATTTCCTTTCTCAGCATAACGTGATGCCGGAGCCGTTCTTCCCGATTATTCGTGCACGGCTGACGGAGATTAATCAGCAGATTGCGACGGAAGTAATCCATGAGGACGATCCAGGCGGCAACACGGTGAACCGTGAACTGAACCTGACCTGGATGAACGGGATTCCGCAGCACAACGTATTGGTGGAAGGGGAAGCGCCGAAGGCGGGCGAAGTCTCGATGGAAGCGAAAGAAGCCAAAGAGATGGGCATCAAGATTGGCGATACGCTGACCTTTACCGGTGACACGCAGCCGTTTAGCGCCACGGTGACCAGTTTTCGTCAGGTGGACTGGGAAAGTCTGCGTCCGAATTTCTTCTTTATTTTCCCCGTGGGGGCGTTGGACAACCAGCCACAGTCTTGGCTGACCAGCTTCCGCTACGATGGTGACGAGAAGATGATTACGCAGTTAAATCGCCAATTCCCGACGGTGAGTGTGTTGGATATCGGCAGTATCCTGCGTCAGGTGGGGCAGGTCTTGCAGCAGGTGAGTCGAGCGCTGGAGA contains these protein-coding regions:
- the ybbP gene encoding putative ABC transporter permease subunit YbbP, which translates into the protein MIWRWFWREWRSPSLLIVWLALTLAVACVLALGTISDRMEKGLSQQSRDFLAGDRVLRASRPVADTWLQEAEQRGLMLSRQISFMTMTFAGDMPQLAQVKATDQRYPLYGNLQTRPEGLHAEAGTVLVAPRLLALLDLKVGDMLDVGDTSLRISGELIQEPDSGFNPFETAPRILMNLDDVEKTGAIQPGGRITWRYMFSGNEKQISEFSNFIKPQLKPDQRWYGMEDSEGALSQSLKRSQQFLLLSALLTLLLSIAAVAVAMGHYCRSRYDLVAILKTLGAGKQALRRLIIGQWLSVLGLAAVCGSVLGLGFEALLMKMLAPVLPAALPASGLWPWVWALGSLVLISLLVGLRPYRLLLATQPLRVLRQDVVANVWPLRYYLPIVLIIVVGLLAVLSGGGVLLWSLLGGVAVLSLLLGIIGWGGLLLLRRLTVKRLALRLAINRLLRQPWSTLSQLAAFSLSFMLLALLLVMRGDLLERWQQQLPPGSPNYFLLNITAEQVPQVRDFLSQHNVMPEPFFPIIRARLTEINQQIATEVIHEDDPGGNTVNRELNLTWMNGIPQHNVLVEGEAPKAGEVSMEAKEAKEMGIKIGDTLTFTGDTQPFSATVTSFRQVDWESLRPNFFFIFPVGALDNQPQSWLTSFRYDGDEKMITQLNRQFPTVSVLDIGSILRQVGQVLQQVSRALEIMVILVLFCGVLLLLAQIQVGMRQRRQELMVYRTLGAGLRLLRTTLWCEFAVLGLVAGTAAAIGAESALWLLQRKVFNFAWEPNIGMWITLPLIAAFLLSLCGGWLGLRLLRGKALFRQFSG